Proteins encoded together in one Pseudomonas oryzicola window:
- a CDS encoding YajG family lipoprotein produces MLQRLLFGLIAVASLSLVGCAHSPQQLNPQPTLKAQLAPVGHGQPVVVRVVDGRASQSLGTRGGMYPETSTISVSGNDIVPKLQAQAEAAVRLLGFTPTPNAYNAPKLTVTLAELKYQSPKDNLYVTEATIGATFRADVANGGRSYSGRYGASLDQRFGMAPNQETNNQLVGDVLSDALTRLFKDPTIGQVLGQ; encoded by the coding sequence ATGTTGCAACGTCTGTTGTTCGGTTTGATCGCCGTGGCCAGTCTCAGCCTGGTTGGTTGTGCCCACAGCCCGCAACAACTCAACCCGCAACCCACGCTCAAGGCCCAGCTTGCCCCGGTCGGCCATGGCCAGCCGGTCGTGGTCCGGGTCGTTGATGGCCGGGCGTCGCAGTCCCTGGGCACTCGTGGTGGCATGTACCCCGAAACCAGCACCATCAGCGTCAGCGGTAACGACATCGTGCCCAAGCTACAGGCCCAGGCCGAAGCCGCAGTGCGCCTGCTCGGCTTTACCCCGACGCCGAATGCCTACAACGCGCCGAAGCTGACCGTAACCCTGGCCGAATTGAAGTACCAGTCGCCGAAAGACAACCTGTACGTCACCGAGGCGACCATCGGCGCTACCTTCCGTGCTGACGTTGCCAATGGCGGCCGCAGCTACAGCGGCCGTTACGGTGCTTCGCTGGACCAGCGTTTCGGCATGGCGCCGAACCAGGAGACCAACAACCAGTTGGTGGGCGATGTGCTGAGCGATGCCCTGACCCGCCTGTTCAAGGACCCGACCATCGGGCAGGTGCTGGGGCAGTAA
- the mqo gene encoding malate dehydrogenase (quinone): protein MAQNESVDVVLVGAGIMSATLAVLLKELDPTLKLEVVEAMDSGAAESSNPWNNAGTGHAGLCELNYTPQAADGSIDIKKAVHINTQFEVSRQFWAYLSKKGNFGSARAFINPVPHLSYVEGDKGIAFLKKRFELLKQHHAFADMEYTEDKALMKEWMPLMMPGRPADQRIAATRVLKGTDVNFGALTNKLLKLLGDAEHAQVKYSKKVVGLRRNGSGWTVSIKDVNSGGSREVDARFVFLGAGGAALPLLQMSGIPESKGFGGFPVSGQWLRCDNPEIVKQHQAKVYSQAAVGAPPMSVPHLDTRVVDGKKSLLFGPYAGFTTKFLKHGSLMDLPLSVRMGNIGPMLAVARDNMDLTKYLVSEVMQSMEQRLEALRRFYPQAKAEDWRLEVAGQRVQIIKKDPKKGGVLQFGTELVSAQDGSLAALLGASPGASVTVSIMLELIERCFPEQAKGAWAAKLKEIFPAREKTLATDAALYHKISADNDVALDLVESSPAAKHYA from the coding sequence ATGGCGCAGAACGAATCGGTTGATGTGGTACTGGTAGGCGCGGGCATCATGAGTGCCACCCTGGCCGTACTGCTCAAGGAGCTCGACCCGACCCTGAAACTCGAGGTCGTCGAGGCGATGGACTCCGGAGCCGCGGAAAGCTCCAACCCCTGGAACAACGCAGGTACCGGCCACGCCGGCCTGTGCGAGCTTAACTACACGCCGCAGGCCGCCGATGGCAGCATCGACATCAAGAAGGCCGTGCACATCAACACCCAGTTCGAGGTCTCGCGCCAGTTCTGGGCCTACCTGAGCAAGAAGGGCAACTTCGGCTCGGCGCGTGCTTTCATCAACCCTGTCCCGCACCTGAGCTACGTCGAGGGTGACAAGGGTATTGCCTTCCTCAAGAAGCGCTTCGAGCTGCTCAAGCAGCACCATGCCTTCGCCGACATGGAATACACCGAAGACAAGGCGCTGATGAAGGAATGGATGCCGCTGATGATGCCAGGCCGCCCGGCCGACCAGCGCATCGCCGCCACCCGCGTCCTCAAGGGCACCGACGTCAATTTCGGCGCACTGACCAACAAGCTGCTCAAGCTGCTGGGCGACGCCGAGCATGCACAGGTCAAGTACAGCAAGAAGGTCGTCGGCCTGCGCCGTAACGGCAGCGGCTGGACCGTGAGCATCAAGGACGTGAACAGCGGCGGCAGCCGCGAAGTGGACGCTCGCTTCGTCTTCCTCGGCGCCGGTGGCGCGGCCCTGCCACTGCTGCAGATGTCTGGCATTCCGGAAAGCAAAGGCTTCGGTGGCTTCCCGGTCAGCGGCCAGTGGCTACGTTGCGACAACCCGGAAATCGTCAAGCAACACCAGGCCAAGGTCTACAGCCAGGCTGCGGTCGGCGCCCCGCCGATGTCGGTACCGCACCTGGACACCCGTGTGGTCGACGGCAAGAAATCACTGCTGTTCGGGCCGTACGCCGGCTTCACCACCAAGTTCCTCAAGCACGGTTCGCTGATGGACCTGCCCCTGTCGGTGCGCATGGGTAACATCGGCCCGATGCTGGCCGTGGCCCGCGACAACATGGACCTGACCAAGTACCTGGTCAGTGAAGTGATGCAGTCGATGGAACAGCGCCTGGAGGCCCTGCGTCGCTTCTACCCACAGGCCAAGGCCGAAGACTGGCGCCTGGAAGTGGCTGGCCAGCGTGTGCAGATCATCAAGAAAGACCCGAAGAAAGGCGGTGTGCTGCAGTTCGGTACCGAGCTGGTTTCGGCCCAGGACGGCAGTCTGGCCGCACTGCTCGGCGCATCGCCGGGTGCTTCGGTAACCGTGTCGATCATGCTGGAACTGATCGAGCGCTGCTTCCCCGAGCAGGCCAAAGGTGCCTGGGCTGCCAAGCTCAAGGAAATCTTCCCGGCTCGCGAGAAGACCCTGGCGACCGACGCTGCCCTGTACCACAAGATCAGTGCCGACAACGACGTGGCGCTGGACCTGGTGGAGAGCAGCCCGGCGGCCAAGCATTACGCCTGA
- a CDS encoding PA4642 family protein, which yields MRKDKKQVIGDEISDDYIKTFLQFEPADGVTSPSLHKLVKAYRGLRVDDFERFIGFFVEAGLDLDGKDEHGKTFVEQIADQRNAAEYLEIIAKARG from the coding sequence ATGCGTAAAGACAAGAAACAGGTAATCGGCGACGAAATCAGCGACGACTACATCAAGACGTTCCTGCAATTCGAGCCCGCCGACGGGGTGACCTCGCCGTCGCTGCACAAGCTGGTCAAGGCCTACCGCGGCCTGCGTGTCGATGACTTCGAACGCTTTATCGGCTTCTTCGTCGAAGCGGGCCTGGACCTGGATGGCAAGGACGAGCACGGCAAGACCTTCGTCGAGCAGATTGCCGACCAGCGCAATGCGGCGGAGTACCTCGAGATCATCGCCAAAGCCCGTGGCTGA
- a CDS encoding WbuC family cupin fold metalloprotein: MCQPAFIDQALFAGLAAQAAANPRRRQHHNFHEMEEPCHRMAAGLQPSTYIPPHRHLSDDKAETLIVLKGRLGLLLFDEQGAVTGKRILQAGGDCLGVDLAPGTYHGLVVLEPDSILFECKAGPYRPVGEGEHAHWAPREGDGRVAEYQAWMLAQFD; this comes from the coding sequence ATGTGCCAGCCTGCGTTCATCGACCAAGCGTTGTTCGCCGGGCTGGCCGCGCAGGCTGCTGCCAATCCACGCCGGCGTCAGCACCATAACTTCCACGAGATGGAAGAACCCTGCCACCGCATGGCAGCGGGGTTGCAGCCAAGCACTTACATCCCGCCGCATCGGCACCTGAGCGACGACAAGGCGGAAACTCTGATCGTGCTCAAGGGGCGCCTGGGCCTGCTGCTCTTCGATGAGCAGGGCGCGGTGACCGGCAAGCGGATATTGCAGGCTGGCGGCGACTGCCTGGGCGTGGACCTGGCGCCCGGCACCTACCATGGGTTGGTGGTACTGGAGCCGGACAGCATCCTGTTCGAGTGCAAGGCCGGTCCGTACCGCCCGGTGGGCGAGGGCGAACATGCGCACTGGGCACCGCGCGAGGGTGACGGGCGCGTTGCCGAGTACCAGGCCTGGATGCTTGCGCAGTTCGATTGA
- a CDS encoding hypoxanthine-guanine phosphoribosyltransferase — MSADLEHIRQVMHEADCLYTEAEVEAAIAKVGEQICKDLHDKNPVVFCVMNGGLIFSGKLLTHLQFPLEASYLHATRYRNQTSGGELFWKAKPEVSFIDRDVLIVDDILDEGHTLSAIIEFCKHAGARSVHTAVLIDKDHDRKASPDLKADYVGLPCVDRYIFGYGMDYKGYWRNANGIFAVKGL, encoded by the coding sequence ATGTCCGCCGATCTCGAGCATATCCGTCAAGTCATGCATGAGGCTGACTGCCTGTACACCGAAGCCGAAGTCGAAGCGGCCATCGCCAAAGTCGGCGAGCAGATCTGCAAGGACCTGCACGACAAGAATCCGGTGGTGTTCTGCGTAATGAACGGCGGCCTGATCTTTTCCGGCAAATTGCTGACCCACCTGCAGTTCCCGCTGGAGGCCAGCTACCTGCACGCCACCCGCTACCGCAACCAGACCAGTGGCGGCGAGTTGTTCTGGAAGGCCAAGCCGGAAGTTTCGTTCATTGACCGTGACGTGCTGATCGTCGACGACATTCTCGATGAAGGCCATACCCTCAGCGCCATTATCGAGTTCTGCAAGCACGCCGGCGCGCGCTCGGTGCACACTGCAGTGCTGATCGACAAGGACCACGACCGCAAGGCCAGCCCGGACCTCAAGGCCGACTATGTGGGCCTGCCCTGCGTCGACCGTTACATCTTCGGATATGGCATGGACTACAAAGGTTACTGGCGCAACGCCAACGGCATCTTCGCCGTCAAGGGGCTGTAA
- the upp gene encoding uracil phosphoribosyltransferase, producing the protein MPTREIRHPLIRHKLGLMRRADISTKNFRELAQEVGALLTYEATQDLPLETYEIDGWCGKVQAEKIAGKKITVVPILRAGIGMLDGVLSLIPGAKVSAVGVARNEETLEAHTYLEKLAPDINQRLALIIDPMLATGGSMVATIDLLKKAGCKEIRAMVLVAAPEGIEAVEKAHPDVQIYTASIDQRLNEHGYIVPGLGDAGDKIFGTKQKDA; encoded by the coding sequence ATGCCCACTCGTGAGATCCGCCATCCGCTGATCCGCCACAAGCTCGGCCTGATGCGCCGTGCCGATATCAGCACCAAGAATTTTCGCGAACTCGCCCAGGAAGTCGGCGCGCTCCTGACCTACGAAGCGACCCAGGACCTGCCGCTGGAAACCTACGAGATCGACGGCTGGTGCGGCAAGGTGCAGGCTGAAAAGATCGCTGGCAAGAAGATTACCGTGGTGCCGATCCTGCGCGCCGGCATCGGCATGCTCGACGGGGTGCTCAGCCTGATCCCGGGGGCCAAGGTCAGCGCGGTCGGCGTTGCCCGCAACGAAGAAACCCTCGAAGCCCACACCTACCTGGAAAAGCTCGCCCCGGACATCAACCAGCGCCTGGCCCTGATCATCGACCCGATGCTGGCCACCGGCGGTTCGATGGTCGCCACCATCGACCTGCTGAAGAAGGCCGGCTGCAAGGAAATCCGTGCCATGGTCCTGGTGGCCGCGCCGGAAGGCATCGAAGCGGTGGAAAAAGCCCACCCGGACGTGCAGATCTACACCGCGTCGATCGACCAGCGCCTGAACGAGCACGGCTATATCGTGCCTGGCCTTGGCGATGCCGGTGACAAGATCTTCGGCACCAAGCAAAAGGACGCCTGA
- a CDS encoding uracil-xanthine permease family protein, whose amino-acid sequence MQDGFNDPLWRQVVSGAQMLFVAFGALVLMPLITGLDPNVALFTAGIGTLLFQLVTGRQVPVFLASSFAFITPIILAKGQFGLAETMGGVMAAGFVYTFMGLMVKIKGTGFIDRMLPPVVIGPVIISIGLAMAPIAANMAMGKAGDGSVLLPYKTAMMISMPALLTTLIVAVFGKGIFRLVPIIAGVLVGFALSFAFGVVDTAKIAAAPWLELPNFTAPAFNWQAILFIVPVALAPAIEHIGGVIAVGSVTGRDYLKKPGLHRTLLGDGLATTAAGLFGGPPNTTYAEVTGAVMLTKNYNPKIMTWAAIFAITLAFIGKFGALLQSIPVPVMGGILCLLFGSIAAVGMNTMIRHKIDLAEARNLVIVSVTLVFGIGGVLIGSGDGPDDWGLKGIALCAIVAIALNLILPGNDGWKHKKLDDPMP is encoded by the coding sequence ATGCAGGACGGCTTCAACGACCCGCTCTGGCGCCAGGTCGTTTCGGGCGCGCAGATGCTCTTCGTGGCGTTCGGCGCGCTGGTGCTGATGCCATTGATCACCGGCCTCGACCCGAACGTCGCGTTGTTCACCGCCGGCATCGGCACTCTGCTGTTCCAGCTGGTCACCGGCCGCCAGGTACCGGTGTTCCTGGCCTCGAGCTTTGCCTTCATCACCCCGATCATCCTCGCCAAGGGCCAGTTCGGCCTGGCCGAAACGATGGGCGGCGTGATGGCCGCAGGCTTCGTCTACACCTTCATGGGCCTGATGGTGAAAATCAAGGGCACCGGTTTCATCGACCGCATGTTGCCACCGGTCGTAATCGGCCCGGTAATCATTTCCATCGGTTTGGCCATGGCACCGATCGCTGCGAACATGGCCATGGGCAAGGCCGGGGACGGCAGTGTGCTGCTGCCGTACAAGACCGCGATGATGATCTCGATGCCCGCCCTGCTGACCACGTTGATCGTCGCCGTGTTCGGCAAAGGCATCTTCCGCCTGGTGCCGATCATTGCCGGCGTGTTGGTAGGCTTTGCCCTGTCGTTCGCCTTTGGCGTGGTCGATACCGCCAAAATCGCCGCCGCCCCCTGGCTGGAGCTGCCCAACTTCACCGCGCCGGCGTTCAACTGGCAGGCCATCCTGTTCATCGTCCCGGTTGCCCTGGCACCGGCGATCGAGCACATCGGCGGGGTGATCGCAGTCGGCAGCGTGACCGGCCGTGACTACCTGAAGAAACCCGGCCTGCACCGCACCCTGCTGGGTGACGGCCTGGCCACCACCGCAGCCGGCCTGTTCGGCGGCCCGCCCAACACCACCTACGCCGAAGTGACCGGCGCGGTGATGCTGACCAAGAACTACAACCCGAAGATCATGACCTGGGCGGCGATTTTCGCCATCACCCTGGCCTTCATCGGCAAGTTCGGTGCGCTGCTGCAGAGCATCCCGGTGCCGGTGATGGGCGGCATCCTGTGCCTGCTGTTCGGCTCGATCGCAGCGGTGGGCATGAACACCATGATCCGCCACAAGATCGACCTGGCCGAAGCGCGCAACCTGGTGATCGTCTCGGTGACCCTGGTGTTCGGTATCGGCGGCGTGCTCATCGGCAGCGGCGATGGCCCGGACGACTGGGGCCTGAAGGGCATTGCCCTGTGCGCCATCGTGGCGATCGCCCTGAACCTGATCCTGCCGGGCAATGATGGTTGGAAGCACAAGAAGCTGGATGATCCGATGCCTTGA
- the hemH gene encoding ferrochelatase, whose amino-acid sequence MTDHALLLVNLGSPASTSVADVRRYLDQFLMDPYVVDLPWPLRRLLVSLILIKRPEQSAHAYGSIWWDEGSPLVVLTRRLQAAMVDHWPHGPVEIAMRYGQPALPDVLERLAQQGVRKVTLAPLYPQFADSTVTTVIEQARQTIDKQRLPLQMRVLQPFYQHPAYIEALAASARPYLEQPYDHVLLSFHGLPERHLKKLFPKGSRHDLRAADCCHDASSEVRAVCYRGQCLATARAFAQSMGIAEGKWSVSFQSRLGRDKWIEPYTETRLDELAKAGVKKLLVMCPAFVADCIETLEEIGMRGSEQFVEAGGQELVLVPCLNDHPEWVRVLADMCKNA is encoded by the coding sequence ATGACCGATCACGCCCTGCTGCTGGTCAACCTGGGTTCCCCTGCTTCCACCTCGGTGGCCGATGTGCGCCGCTACCTCGACCAGTTCCTCATGGACCCGTATGTGGTCGACCTTCCCTGGCCGCTGCGGCGCCTGCTGGTGTCGCTGATCCTGATCAAGCGGCCGGAGCAGTCGGCACACGCCTATGGCTCGATCTGGTGGGACGAGGGCTCGCCGCTGGTAGTGCTGACCCGGCGCCTGCAAGCGGCAATGGTCGACCACTGGCCCCACGGCCCGGTGGAAATCGCTATGCGCTACGGCCAGCCGGCCTTGCCTGACGTGCTGGAACGGCTTGCGCAACAAGGTGTGCGCAAGGTGACCCTGGCCCCGCTTTATCCACAGTTCGCTGACAGCACGGTGACCACCGTGATAGAGCAGGCCAGGCAGACCATCGACAAGCAGCGGTTGCCGCTGCAGATGCGCGTGCTGCAACCGTTCTACCAACACCCGGCGTACATCGAGGCGCTGGCCGCCAGCGCCCGTCCTTACCTGGAGCAGCCGTATGACCACGTACTGCTCAGCTTCCACGGCCTGCCGGAACGACACCTGAAGAAGCTGTTCCCGAAAGGCAGCCGCCACGACCTGCGGGCTGCCGATTGTTGTCATGATGCATCCAGCGAAGTGCGTGCGGTTTGCTACCGTGGGCAGTGCCTGGCCACGGCCAGGGCTTTTGCGCAGAGCATGGGCATTGCCGAGGGTAAATGGTCGGTATCGTTCCAGTCGCGACTGGGCCGGGACAAGTGGATCGAGCCCTACACCGAGACGCGGCTGGATGAACTGGCCAAGGCCGGGGTGAAGAAGTTGCTGGTGATGTGCCCGGCGTTTGTCGCTGATTGCATCGAGACGCTGGAAGAGATCGGCATGCGTGGCAGCGAGCAGTTTGTCGAAGCCGGTGGGCAGGAACTGGTGCTGGTGCCTTGCCTGAATGACCACCCGGAGTGGGTGAGGGTGTTGGCCGATATGTGCAAGAACGCTTGA
- a CDS encoding TIGR01777 family oxidoreductase, with product MHILLTGGTGLIGRHLCRYWLGQGHRLTVWSRRPEQVPTICGTGVRGIGHLEQLEAGEQLDAVINLAGAPIADRPWTATRRNLLWASRIALTEQLLSWLGSREQRPEVLISGSAVGWYGDGGERELTEASPPVREDFASQLCIAWEETALRSQAQGIRVVLVRTGLVLAGDGGFLSRLRMPFKLGLGGPLGNGRQWMPWIHIDDQVALIDFLLQHKDASGPYNACAPEPVRNREFARRLGRTLHRPALLPVPAVLLKAVLGELSVLLLGGQRARPVRLLAAGFTFRFNDLQSALDNLSSQL from the coding sequence ATGCATATATTACTGACAGGCGGCACCGGGTTGATTGGCCGTCACCTGTGCCGGTACTGGCTTGGCCAGGGGCATCGACTGACGGTGTGGAGCCGGCGGCCTGAGCAGGTGCCGACAATCTGTGGGACTGGTGTGCGTGGCATCGGCCACCTGGAGCAGCTGGAAGCTGGCGAACAGCTCGATGCGGTGATCAACCTGGCTGGTGCACCGATCGCCGACCGGCCCTGGACGGCAACTCGGCGCAACCTGCTGTGGGCCAGCCGCATCGCCCTTACCGAACAGTTGCTGAGCTGGCTGGGCAGCCGTGAGCAACGCCCGGAAGTGCTGATTTCCGGTTCGGCGGTGGGCTGGTACGGGGATGGGGGCGAACGCGAGCTGACCGAGGCTTCACCGCCGGTGCGTGAAGATTTCGCCAGCCAGTTGTGCATTGCCTGGGAAGAAACCGCCCTGCGTTCCCAGGCCCAGGGCATTCGCGTGGTGCTGGTACGGACCGGGTTGGTGCTGGCCGGTGATGGCGGCTTTTTGTCGCGCCTGCGCATGCCCTTCAAACTGGGACTGGGCGGGCCGCTGGGCAATGGGCGGCAGTGGATGCCCTGGATCCATATAGACGACCAGGTCGCCCTGATTGATTTTCTCTTGCAGCACAAGGACGCCAGCGGTCCCTATAATGCCTGCGCCCCAGAGCCGGTACGCAACCGCGAGTTCGCCAGGCGCCTGGGCCGCACCTTGCATCGCCCGGCGTTGCTGCCGGTGCCGGCAGTGCTGCTCAAGGCCGTGCTTGGCGAACTGTCGGTCCTGCTGCTCGGCGGCCAGCGCGCGCGCCCGGTACGCTTGCTGGCGGCAGGCTTTACCTTCCGCTTCAACGATTTGCAATCGGCCCTGGACAACTTGTCCAGCCAACTCTGA
- a CDS encoding NAD(P)/FAD-dependent oxidoreductase, with protein sequence MTVPIAIIGAGIAGLSAAQALQKAGQSVHLFDKGHGSGGRMASKRSEAGALDLGAQYFTARDRRFVEQVQQWVAAGWAEQWKPQLYNYRDGELSPSPDEQTRWVGVPRMSAITRGLLKDVTVNFGCRIAEVFRGKQYWHLQDTDGCSHGPYSRVVIAVPAPQATPLLAATPKLAAVAAGVQMEPTWAVALAFQTPLDTPMQGCFVQDNPLDWLARNRSKPGRDEQLDTWVLHATSAWSRQHIDLPKEEVIEQLWGEFAELVGCVVPAPTFALAHRWLYARPTSNHEWGALADADQGLYACGDWCLSGRVEGAWLSGQEAARRLLEHLE encoded by the coding sequence ATGACAGTACCTATCGCCATCATCGGGGCCGGTATCGCCGGCCTGTCTGCCGCCCAGGCTTTGCAGAAGGCCGGGCAGTCCGTGCACTTGTTCGACAAAGGGCATGGCAGTGGCGGGCGTATGGCCAGCAAGCGCAGCGAAGCTGGCGCGCTGGATCTCGGTGCCCAGTACTTTACCGCCCGCGACCGGCGCTTCGTCGAGCAGGTGCAACAGTGGGTTGCCGCCGGCTGGGCCGAGCAGTGGAAGCCGCAGCTGTACAATTATCGTGATGGCGAACTCAGCCCCTCTCCCGACGAGCAGACGCGCTGGGTGGGGGTACCGCGCATGAGCGCCATCACCCGCGGCCTGCTCAAGGATGTAACCGTCAACTTCGGCTGCCGCATCGCCGAGGTATTCCGAGGCAAGCAGTACTGGCACCTGCAGGATACCGACGGCTGCAGCCACGGCCCGTACAGCCGCGTGGTCATCGCCGTGCCGGCCCCACAGGCCACGCCGCTGCTGGCCGCTACCCCGAAGCTGGCGGCCGTTGCAGCTGGCGTACAGATGGAGCCCACCTGGGCCGTCGCGCTGGCCTTCCAGACCCCGCTGGACACGCCTATGCAAGGCTGCTTCGTACAGGACAACCCGCTCGATTGGCTGGCGCGCAACCGTAGCAAACCTGGCCGTGACGAGCAGCTCGACACCTGGGTGCTGCATGCCACCTCAGCCTGGAGCCGGCAACACATCGACCTGCCCAAGGAAGAGGTGATCGAACAGCTGTGGGGCGAATTCGCCGAGCTGGTCGGCTGCGTGGTACCGGCGCCGACCTTTGCCTTGGCCCACCGCTGGCTGTACGCCCGCCCGACCAGCAACCATGAGTGGGGGGCGCTGGCCGATGCCGACCAAGGCTTGTACGCCTGTGGCGACTGGTGCCTGTCCGGGCGTGTCGAAGGTGCCTGGCTGAGCGGCCAGGAGGCAGCGCGGCGGTTGCTGGAACACCTTGAGTGA